The Pirellulales bacterium genomic sequence TCGTTGATTTTCGTCACGCGATCCCCCGGCAGCAGGCCCGCCCGGGCCGCGGGACTGTCGGGCCACGCGGCGCGGATTGCGACTCCCGCGATCGCCGTGTCGAGTTTCACTTCGTCTGCGGCAGGATTTTCGTCCTTATCCTTGTTCCCCGGCTCGGTTTGAACGTTGGGGACCGAGTCGCCGCGCTGCGGCAGCACGCCCAAGAACCCTTGCTGGTACGGGGGCAGCTTGGCGACGAGCGTGACGCGGGTGTCAAGCTCCTCGGCGTCGTCTCCCTGCCCGCGGCGCACTCGCACCGAGAGCGAGTCCCCGGCGTACCGGGGAGCCACTTCCGTCCGCAGTTGGATCTGGGTCGAGACGGCCCGCCCGTCGACCGCGACGACAAGATCGCCGGATTGCCAACCCGCCGTCTCGGCGGGCGAGCCGGGCCAGATCGAGGTGATCCGCGGCTCGGCAGCATGGGGGCTCCCTTCGGTCATGCCGATCCCCAGCACGCCGCGCCGCAACTCCCCCGCGGCGATCCAGCGGTCGAGCTGTCCGACGACCGTCTCCAACGGAATCGCAAATGCGATGCCCGAGTCGTAATACTCAACGCCCGCGACTTCGCTCGTCTCGGCCATCGGCCCGCCGGGACCGGGAGGGGCCATCGGCACGAGCACCCCCAGCACGCGCCCGCGGAGGTCGACGAGGGGACCGCCGTAGTTCGCCGCCGAAACTTTGGCGTCGGTCTGAATCGCCCGACCGAGTTGCCGCCCTAGGGCGCTCACGACGCCGACCGACAGGTTCACGCGCTGCGGATCGAATGTGCGTCCCAAGGCGATCGCCCACTGGCCGACGCGCACCTCGTCCAGCGGCGCCGGCTCGGCGACCGGCAACTCGAGCCCCGCGGGGAGGTCGATCTTAAGCAGCACCAGCATCCGGTTGTCGTCGCGTCCGACGAGCTCCGCGGGCCGTTGGGTTCCGTCGGGAAGCCGTACGAGGATCGACGACGGATTCTGGGCGAAGCCGAACGCGCTCGACACGATGTAGCCGTCGCTCCGCACCGCCAAGCCGGTGGTCGGGCCCTGGGCGAGCACCCGGTCGTCGACTTGCTCGAGCCCGCCGATGGTGCGAACCTGCAGAACCGTCGGCGCCATCCGCCGGGCCGCGGCCTGCAGCGCCTGCTGCTCGGCGTCGGAGAGCTCGTCGCTCGCCTGCGCCGGCGCGGCCGTCGCGACAAGCAACGCGATGGTCAGGGTCCGCAAGACGAGGAGCGAACGAGCCCCGTTCAGCAAAGGATGTTGCAGGCTGCGAGTTCTCGGCATCGGCTTCGTCCGCTGGTTGTTCGGCAAGATCGGCGGTCACTTGTCCGCGGATAGCACGAGGTCCGCCAATTCGCCGTCGCGCAGCACCGAGAACCGCACCTCGTCGCGGCGGTCGATCCGGCGGAGAGCCTCGACAACCGCGGTGCAGGAAGCAGTCGGTTCTCCCGCGACGAACACGATCAAGTCGTCGCGCCGCAACCCTGCCGCGGCGGCCACCGACCCCCCTTGCACGGCGTCGACGAAGGGGGGCGTACGGGCGAGCAGATTCGGCACCAGCACGATTCCCAGGTCGGCCAGCGTCAGCGGCTCCTCGGGCGCGAGGGCCAGTTCCCCTTCGTCGATCGCCCGACCCGCGATAATCGCCTCGACC encodes the following:
- a CDS encoding PDZ domain-containing protein encodes the protein MRTLTIALLVATAAPAQASDELSDAEQQALQAAARRMAPTVLQVRTIGGLEQVDDRVLAQGPTTGLAVRSDGYIVSSAFGFAQNPSSILVRLPDGTQRPAELVGRDDNRMLVLLKIDLPAGLELPVAEPAPLDEVRVGQWAIALGRTFDPQRVNLSVGVVSALGRQLGRAIQTDAKVSAANYGGPLVDLRGRVLGVLVPMAPPGPGGPMAETSEVAGVEYYDSGIAFAIPLETVVGQLDRWIAAGELRRGVLGIGMTEGSPHAAEPRITSIWPGSPAETAGWQSGDLVVAVDGRAVSTQIQLRTEVAPRYAGDSLSVRVRRGQGDDAEELDTRVTLVAKLPPYQQGFLGVLPQRGDSVPNVQTEPGNKDKDENPAADEVKLDTAIAGVAIRAAWPDSPAARAGLLPGDRVTKINDATIADAADAANALATLPAGKETTVAAVRAGETSEYRVQLAPLPTDLLSASNMPAAAELGTDNAAASDEIALVELKLPEFPMTARGLAPPAMGASAGAPGLLLWLGGSDPEVTQELARSWRAALGRAQVALVLAEPGDEAGWSGDDAEYLARLLPLAASRFGVDPRRIVVAGEGKGGQMALSLALQMRGRLAGVAAVAAPLPRTAKVPENAPGAPLAVLMIATENSPFSALVRRDAVRLIEAGYPVSQTTRRATIDRAGMLDLQSRGIIARWLDGLDRF